One genomic segment of Streptomyces sp. TLI_146 includes these proteins:
- a CDS encoding NYN domain-containing protein, which yields MLAEVAKTPSTHAIFVDAGYVYAAAGLLVAGTEDRRSFDLDAEGLIEAFIDKARTIFADSRLLRVYWYDGARRRIHTSEQQSIAELPDVKVRLGNLNANNQQKGVDSLIRSDLESLARHRAISDAALIGGDEDLVSAVEAAQGYGARVHLWGIEAAEGRNQAEPLLWEVDSQRTFDLDFCKPYVTRRPVTMYEDSGPAPTRDDVRFVGAQIAATWLSSRGRAALAQLLPGHPYLPGPVDQDLLVEAERLLQRSLRGHADLRRALRDGFWQHLQSQY from the coding sequence ATGCTGGCCGAGGTGGCCAAGACGCCCTCGACCCACGCGATCTTCGTCGACGCGGGCTATGTGTACGCGGCGGCGGGCCTGCTGGTCGCCGGGACGGAGGACCGCCGGTCCTTCGACCTCGACGCCGAGGGGCTGATCGAGGCCTTCATCGACAAGGCGCGCACGATCTTCGCGGACAGCCGGCTGCTCCGGGTGTACTGGTACGACGGCGCGCGCCGTCGCATCCATACCTCCGAGCAGCAGTCGATCGCCGAGCTGCCGGACGTCAAGGTCCGCCTCGGCAACCTCAACGCCAACAACCAGCAGAAGGGCGTCGACTCGCTGATCCGCTCCGACCTGGAGTCCCTCGCCCGGCACCGCGCCATCAGCGACGCGGCGCTCATCGGCGGCGACGAGGACCTGGTCTCGGCGGTGGAGGCGGCGCAGGGGTACGGCGCCCGGGTCCATCTGTGGGGCATCGAGGCGGCGGAGGGGCGCAACCAGGCGGAGCCGCTGCTGTGGGAGGTCGACAGCCAGCGCACGTTCGACCTGGACTTCTGCAAGCCGTACGTGACGCGGCGGCCGGTGACGATGTACGAGGACAGCGGGCCCGCGCCGACGCGGGACGACGTCCGTTTCGTGGGCGCGCAGATCGCCGCGACGTGGCTGTCCTCGCGGGGCCGGGCGGCCCTGGCCCAGCTGCTGCCGGGTCACCCGTATCTGCCCGGCCCGGTCGACCAGGACCTCCTGGTGGAGGCGGAACGCCTGCTCCAGCGGTCGCTGCGGGGCCATGCGGATCTGCGGCGGGCGCTGCGGGATGGGTTCTGGCAGCACTTGCAGTCCCAGTACTGA
- a CDS encoding alpha/beta fold hydrolase — translation MSKPRSLVLPSGTRAYALVTPRGRFAVLDAEPVGPALGTALLLPGFTGSKEDFLALLEPLARAGYRAVAVDGRGQHESPGPRGAGGYTPRTLAEDVIAQTAALGDGPVHLVGHSFGGLVARSAVRLSPRSFRSLTLLSSGPGHVGPEQRAKIRLLRAALPVLPPAAVWAVTRWLDSRDPAYEPDAPEIAAFLRQRWFNTRPGQLIAAGRQLRTEPDRTENIAALPVPLHVAYGSGETVWTVEELAALARSTDARHTVIAGAGHSPNVSHAEALAAALTEFWATGV, via the coding sequence ATGAGCAAGCCCCGGTCCCTGGTCCTGCCTTCGGGCACGCGCGCGTACGCGCTGGTGACACCGCGCGGCCGGTTCGCCGTGCTCGACGCGGAACCCGTCGGACCGGCGCTCGGCACCGCGCTGCTGCTGCCCGGCTTCACCGGCAGCAAGGAGGACTTCCTCGCGCTCCTGGAGCCGCTCGCCCGGGCCGGGTACCGGGCGGTGGCGGTCGACGGGCGGGGCCAGCACGAGAGCCCCGGGCCGCGCGGCGCGGGCGGCTACACGCCCCGCACCCTCGCCGAGGACGTGATCGCGCAGACGGCGGCGCTCGGCGACGGGCCGGTGCACCTCGTCGGCCACTCCTTCGGCGGACTGGTGGCCCGCTCGGCCGTCCGCCTCTCCCCCCGCTCGTTCCGCTCGCTGACGCTGCTGTCGTCGGGGCCGGGCCATGTCGGTCCGGAGCAGCGGGCCAAGATCCGGCTGCTGCGGGCCGCGCTGCCGGTGCTGCCCCCGGCGGCGGTGTGGGCGGTGACGCGGTGGCTGGACAGCCGCGATCCGGCGTACGAGCCGGACGCGCCGGAGATCGCCGCGTTCCTGCGGCAGCGGTGGTTCAACACCCGGCCCGGCCAACTCATCGCAGCCGGGCGGCAGTTGCGTACGGAACCGGACCGGACCGAGAACATCGCGGCGCTGCCGGTGCCGCTGCATGTCGCGTACGGGTCGGGGGAGACGGTGTGGACGGTCGAGGAGCTGGCTGCGCTCGCCCGCTCCACGGATGCGCGCCACACGGTGATCGCGGGCGCGGGGCACTCCCCCAACGTCTCGCACGCCGAGGCGTTGGCTGCGGCGCTGACGGAGTTCTGGGCGACGGGGGTCTGA
- a CDS encoding DEAD/DEAH box helicase — translation MSPFPIQEMTLPVALSGSDVIGQAKTGTGKTLGFGLPLLERVTVPADVEAGRAKPEQLTDAPQALVVVPTRELCTQVTNDLLTAGKVRNVRVLAIYGGRAYEPQVEALKKGVDVIVGTPGRLLDLAGQRKLDLSHVRALVLDEADEMLDLGFLPDVEKIINMLPAKRQTMLFSATMPGAVIGLARRYMSQPTHISATSPDDEGATVANTTQHVFRAHSMDKPEMVARILQAEGRGLAMIFCRTKRTAADIAEQLAKRGFASGAVHGDLGQGAREQALRAFRNGKVDVLVCTDVAARGIDVEGVTHVINYQSPEEEKTYLHRIGRTGRAGKKGIAVTLVDWDDIPRWQLINKALDLGFPDPVETYSTSPHLFEELNIPAGTKGVLPRGERTRAGLAAEELEDLGETGGRGRKSAAPVVTEERPERTRTPRQRRRTRGGSTVEADAPAPVATEPADAAAADTEPRTPRRRRRTRVAPVEAAPVAEAVAAPVAVAEPVAAPVVEAVVETVVEAEPKPRRTRTRKAVAAVAEAPVVPAPAEPVAVAEAEPKPRRTRARKVAAPVVEAVVEAPAKPRRRIRKAAEAEVGFLTPESAALEIAAAKAAEATKPVRTRKKAVAVEPDASVAAEPKPRRTRAKKTAEAAPEATEAEPKPRRTRTRKVAAPEA, via the coding sequence GTGTCCCCGTTCCCCATCCAGGAGATGACGCTCCCCGTCGCGCTCTCCGGCTCCGACGTGATCGGCCAGGCCAAGACCGGCACCGGCAAGACGCTCGGCTTCGGTCTGCCGCTCCTGGAGCGCGTCACCGTCCCCGCGGACGTCGAGGCGGGCCGGGCCAAGCCCGAGCAGCTCACCGACGCCCCGCAGGCGCTCGTCGTGGTCCCCACCCGCGAGCTCTGCACCCAGGTCACCAACGACCTGCTCACCGCCGGCAAGGTCCGCAACGTCCGCGTGCTCGCCATCTACGGCGGCCGGGCGTACGAGCCGCAGGTCGAGGCCCTCAAGAAGGGCGTCGACGTCATCGTCGGCACCCCCGGCCGGCTGCTCGACCTGGCGGGCCAGCGCAAGCTGGACCTCTCCCACGTCCGCGCGCTCGTCCTCGACGAGGCCGACGAGATGCTCGACCTGGGCTTCCTGCCCGACGTCGAGAAGATCATCAACATGCTTCCGGCGAAGCGCCAGACCATGCTGTTCTCGGCGACCATGCCGGGCGCCGTCATCGGCCTGGCCCGTCGCTACATGTCGCAGCCCACGCACATCAGCGCCACCTCGCCGGACGACGAGGGTGCGACCGTGGCCAACACCACGCAGCACGTCTTCCGCGCCCACTCGATGGACAAGCCGGAGATGGTCGCGCGCATCCTGCAGGCCGAGGGCCGCGGACTCGCGATGATCTTCTGCCGTACGAAGCGGACGGCCGCCGACATCGCCGAGCAGCTCGCCAAGCGCGGCTTCGCCTCCGGCGCGGTCCACGGCGACCTCGGCCAGGGCGCCCGCGAGCAGGCGCTGCGCGCCTTCCGCAACGGCAAGGTCGACGTGCTGGTCTGCACCGACGTCGCCGCCCGCGGCATCGACGTCGAGGGCGTGACGCACGTCATCAACTACCAGTCGCCGGAGGAGGAGAAGACCTACCTCCACCGCATCGGCCGCACCGGCCGCGCGGGCAAGAAGGGCATCGCGGTCACGCTGGTGGACTGGGACGACATCCCGCGCTGGCAGCTGATCAACAAGGCGCTGGACCTGGGCTTCCCCGACCCGGTCGAGACGTACTCGACGTCCCCGCACCTGTTCGAGGAGCTGAACATCCCGGCGGGTACGAAGGGTGTCCTGCCGCGCGGCGAGCGCACCCGCGCCGGTCTCGCGGCCGAGGAGCTCGAGGACCTGGGCGAGACGGGCGGCCGCGGCCGCAAGTCCGCCGCGCCGGTCGTGACCGAGGAGCGCCCCGAGCGCACCCGCACCCCGCGCCAGCGCCGCCGCACCCGTGGCGGCTCGACGGTCGAGGCGGACGCTCCGGCGCCCGTGGCCACGGAGCCGGCCGATGCGGCTGCCGCGGACACGGAGCCGCGCACCCCGCGCCGCCGTCGTCGTACGCGGGTGGCCCCGGTGGAGGCGGCCCCGGTCGCCGAGGCCGTCGCCGCTCCGGTGGCCGTGGCCGAGCCGGTCGCCGCGCCGGTCGTCGAGGCCGTGGTGGAGACCGTGGTGGAGGCGGAGCCCAAGCCGCGCCGCACCCGGACCCGCAAGGCCGTCGCGGCCGTCGCCGAGGCGCCCGTCGTCCCGGCCCCGGCCGAGCCCGTCGCGGTCGCCGAGGCCGAGCCGAAGCCCCGCCGCACGCGTGCCCGCAAGGTCGCCGCTCCCGTCGTCGAGGCCGTCGTCGAGGCGCCCGCGAAGCCGCGCCGCCGCATCCGCAAGGCCGCGGAGGCCGAGGTCGGCTTCCTGACGCCGGAGTCGGCCGCGCTGGAGATCGCCGCCGCGAAGGCGGCGGAGGCCACGAAGCCGGTGCGTACGCGCAAGAAGGCCGTCGCCGTCGAGCCCGACGCGTCGGTCGCCGCCGAGCCCAAGCCGCGTCGTACGCGCGCCAAGAAGACGGCGGAGGCCGCCCCCGAGGCGACCGAGGCCGAGCCCAAGCCCCGCCGCACGCGCACCCGCAAGGTCGCGGCGCCCGAGGCGTAA
- a CDS encoding ferritin-like fold-containing protein, protein METPDNARAAGTEADANAGEETVEPTGIAAQDWATASAEPQYRAAVVDLLGALAYGELAAFERLADDAKLAPSLADKAELAKMASAEFHHFERLRDRLAEIDAEPTAAMEPFAKALDDFHHQTAPSDWLEGLVKAYVGDSIASDFYREVAARLDSDTRGLVLAVLDDTGHGNFAVEKVRAAIEADPRVGGRLALWARRLMGEALSQAQRVVAERDALSTMLVGGMADGFDLAAVGEMFTRITKAHTKRMAALGLAA, encoded by the coding sequence ATGGAGACGCCTGACAACGCCCGCGCGGCCGGTACCGAAGCCGACGCGAACGCCGGAGAAGAGACCGTGGAACCCACCGGGATCGCCGCCCAGGACTGGGCGACGGCCTCCGCCGAGCCGCAGTACCGGGCTGCCGTAGTGGATCTGCTCGGCGCGCTCGCGTACGGCGAGCTGGCGGCCTTCGAGCGGCTCGCCGACGACGCCAAGCTGGCGCCCTCGCTCGCCGACAAGGCGGAGCTGGCGAAGATGGCCTCGGCCGAGTTCCACCACTTCGAGCGGCTGCGCGACCGCCTCGCGGAGATCGACGCGGAGCCGACCGCCGCCATGGAGCCGTTCGCCAAGGCGCTGGACGACTTCCACCACCAGACCGCCCCGTCGGACTGGCTGGAGGGCCTGGTCAAGGCGTACGTGGGCGACTCGATCGCCAGTGACTTCTACCGCGAGGTGGCGGCCCGGCTCGACTCGGACACGCGCGGCCTGGTGCTCGCGGTCCTCGACGACACCGGCCACGGCAACTTCGCGGTGGAGAAGGTGCGCGCCGCGATCGAGGCCGACCCGCGGGTGGGCGGCCGTCTCGCGCTGTGGGCCCGCCGGCTGATGGGCGAGGCGCTGTCGCAGGCCCAGCGCGTGGTCGCGGAGCGTGACGCGCTCTCGACGATGCTGGTCGGCGGGATGGCGGACGGCTTCGATCTGGCCGCCGTCGGCGAGATGTTCACCCGGATCACCAAGGCCCACACCAAGCGGATGGCCGCGCTGGGCCTGGCGGCCTAG
- a CDS encoding DUF3107 domain-containing protein, which yields MEVKIGVQHAPREIVLESGQSAEEVESAVADALAGKAQLLSLQDDKGRKVLVPADKIAYVEIGEPTVRRVGFGQL from the coding sequence GTGGAGGTCAAGATCGGCGTGCAGCACGCGCCCCGGGAGATCGTTCTGGAGAGCGGGCAGTCCGCCGAAGAGGTCGAGAGCGCCGTCGCCGACGCCCTCGCCGGCAAGGCGCAGCTGCTCAGCCTCCAGGACGACAAGGGCCGCAAGGTCCTGGTGCCGGCCGACAAGATCGCGTACGTGGAGATCGGCGAGCCGACGGTTCGCCGGGTGGGCTTCGGCCAGCTGTAG
- a CDS encoding TetR/AcrR family transcriptional regulator → MTAIEQTEAARPRGTRLPRRARRNQLLGAAQEVFVAQGYHSAAMDDIAERAGVSKPVLYQHFPGKLELYLALLDQHCEALLLAVRTALASTSDNKLRVAATMDAYFAYVEDEGGAFRLVFESDLTNEPAVRERVERVSLQCAEAISDVIAEDTGLSKDESMLLAVGLGGVSQVVARYWLSSESAIPREKAVQLLTSLAWRGIAGFPLHGSEGH, encoded by the coding sequence GTGACAGCCATCGAGCAGACCGAGGCAGCGCGCCCGCGAGGCACGCGCCTGCCCCGCCGGGCCCGCCGCAATCAGCTTCTGGGCGCGGCCCAGGAAGTCTTCGTCGCACAGGGGTACCACTCGGCCGCGATGGACGACATCGCGGAGCGGGCCGGCGTCTCCAAGCCGGTCCTCTACCAGCACTTCCCCGGGAAGCTGGAGCTGTACCTGGCCCTGCTCGACCAGCACTGCGAGGCGCTGCTCCTGGCGGTGCGCACGGCGCTCGCCTCCACCAGCGACAACAAGCTGCGCGTCGCCGCCACCATGGACGCCTACTTCGCGTACGTGGAGGACGAGGGCGGCGCCTTCCGCCTCGTCTTCGAGTCCGACCTGACCAACGAGCCCGCCGTGCGCGAGCGCGTCGAGCGGGTCAGCCTCCAGTGCGCCGAGGCCATCTCGGACGTGATCGCCGAGGACACCGGCCTGTCCAAGGACGAGTCGATGCTGCTGGCCGTCGGCCTCGGCGGGGTCTCCCAGGTGGTCGCCCGCTACTGGCTCTCCAGCGAGTCGGCGATCCCCCGCGAGAAGGCGGTGCAGCTGCTCACCTCGCTGGCCTGGCGCGGTATCGCGGGCTTCCCGCTGCACGGCTCCGAGGGCCACTGA
- a CDS encoding alpha/beta fold hydrolase — protein MSSTDLPETLAAAAAPVPRVGAVRVADGEELRSVSLPGLTLNIRARPGRRSGLDPALFVHGLGGSSQNWSALMPLLDDRLDCEAVDLPGFGDSAPPDDGNYSVTGHARAVIRLLDSAGRGPVHLFGNSLGGAVATRVAAVRPDLVRTLTLVSPALPELRAQRTAWPTALLAVPGVASLFTRMTRDWTAEDRTRGVMALCYGDPGKVSPEAFRAAVEEMERRLRLPYFWDAMTRSARGVVDAYTLGGQHGLWRQAERVLAPTLLVYGGRDQLVGFRMARRAAAAFRGSRLLTLPDAGHVAMMEYPEVVAQAFRDLVDDCGNRS, from the coding sequence ATGTCTTCGACCGACCTGCCGGAAACCCTTGCCGCCGCTGCCGCCCCGGTTCCCCGGGTGGGCGCGGTCCGGGTGGCGGACGGTGAAGAGCTGCGCTCGGTGAGTCTGCCCGGCCTGACGCTGAACATCCGCGCCCGTCCGGGCAGAAGATCCGGTCTCGACCCCGCCCTGTTCGTGCACGGGCTCGGCGGCTCGTCGCAGAACTGGTCCGCGCTGATGCCGCTGCTCGACGACAGGCTGGACTGCGAGGCCGTGGACCTGCCCGGCTTCGGGGACTCCGCGCCGCCGGACGACGGCAACTACTCGGTCACCGGCCACGCGCGCGCGGTGATCCGGCTGCTCGACTCGGCCGGGCGCGGGCCCGTCCACCTCTTCGGGAACTCGCTGGGCGGCGCCGTCGCCACCCGGGTCGCCGCGGTCCGCCCGGACCTGGTGCGCACCCTCACCCTGGTCTCGCCCGCGCTCCCCGAGCTGCGCGCCCAGCGCACCGCCTGGCCGACCGCCCTGCTCGCGGTGCCGGGCGTGGCCTCGCTGTTCACGCGGATGACCAGGGACTGGACGGCCGAGGACCGCACCCGCGGCGTGATGGCCCTCTGTTACGGCGACCCGGGCAAGGTGAGCCCCGAGGCCTTCCGGGCTGCGGTCGAGGAGATGGAGCGGCGGCTGCGGCTGCCGTACTTCTGGGACGCGATGACCCGCTCGGCGCGGGGCGTCGTCGACGCCTACACCCTGGGCGGGCAGCACGGGCTGTGGCGGCAGGCCGAGCGGGTGCTCGCCCCGACGCTGCTGGTCTACGGCGGCCGGGACCAGCTGGTCGGCTTCCGGATGGCACGCAGAGCGGCCGCGGCCTTCCGCGGGTCGAGACTGCTGACCCTGCCCGACGCCGGGCACGTGGCGATGATGGAGTACCCGGAGGTGGTCGCGCAGGCCTTCCGGGACCTGGTCGACGACTGCGGAAACAGGAGCTGA
- a CDS encoding DUF3152 domain-containing protein, with product MGRHSRPKGAAGTPDSSRTAETTGPVPVVEGVPGTGGRRRADGPPTGPVPRIRPVQGDPAPQHYGGTPAHGVPQVRGGHPEHHEGGGGWGGPAAPHSGDRQAVSGPGVRIPGPRREYVDAFDGADWTDTGTHRLAEPGGTGSYRRPEPTDTGSYRRPEPTDTGTYRRVAPTDTGSHRRVDPTDTGSQRRAAPAPPAPRPVPVPERFETAPEDGTAKAAKPGKSGKGSKGRTLTGIAAAAVTTVLAVVVAGQVTSDGGHRTGAQSADDNGRGADGPASRSKDRPTPAQAAPAKPASYEQKMALQYPIDPKLKGSGEFEAVPGSAAAPGKGRKYRYRVDVEKGLGLDGGLFAEAVQKTLNDDRSWAHDGAKTFERISSGKPDFVITLASPGTTATWCAKSELDTAEENVSCDSAKTERVMINAFRWAQGSDTYGPQAMYAYRQMLINHEVGHRLGHGHVSCRTPGALAPVMQQQTKSLDIDGIKCRPNPWVYPTG from the coding sequence GTGGGACGACACAGCCGACCCAAGGGCGCCGCGGGAACTCCCGATTCCTCCCGCACCGCCGAGACCACCGGGCCCGTGCCCGTGGTGGAGGGCGTGCCGGGGACGGGCGGACGCCGCCGCGCCGACGGCCCGCCGACCGGCCCGGTACCGAGGATCCGCCCGGTCCAGGGCGACCCCGCCCCGCAGCACTACGGCGGCACCCCCGCGCACGGCGTGCCCCAGGTGCGCGGCGGCCACCCCGAGCACCACGAGGGCGGGGGCGGCTGGGGCGGGCCCGCCGCGCCGCACTCCGGCGACCGGCAGGCCGTGTCCGGCCCCGGTGTCCGAATACCGGGACCCCGGCGTGAGTACGTGGACGCCTTCGACGGCGCCGACTGGACGGACACGGGCACGCACCGCCTGGCCGAGCCGGGCGGCACGGGCTCGTACCGAAGGCCGGAGCCCACGGATACGGGCTCGTACCGGAGGCCGGAGCCCACGGACACCGGCACCTATCGCCGGGTCGCCCCGACCGACACCGGCTCCCACCGCCGGGTGGATCCGACGGACACGGGCTCCCAGCGCCGGGCCGCCCCCGCGCCTCCCGCCCCCCGGCCGGTCCCCGTGCCCGAGCGGTTCGAGACGGCTCCCGAGGACGGGACGGCGAAGGCGGCCAAGCCGGGGAAGTCCGGCAAGGGCTCCAAGGGCCGTACCCTCACCGGGATCGCGGCGGCGGCCGTCACCACCGTGCTCGCGGTCGTGGTGGCCGGGCAGGTCACCTCCGACGGCGGCCACCGGACCGGCGCCCAGTCGGCCGACGACAACGGCCGGGGCGCGGACGGGCCCGCCTCCCGCTCCAAGGACCGGCCGACGCCCGCGCAGGCGGCCCCGGCCAAGCCCGCCTCGTACGAGCAGAAGATGGCTCTGCAGTACCCGATCGACCCGAAGCTGAAAGGTTCCGGCGAGTTCGAGGCGGTGCCCGGGTCGGCGGCCGCGCCGGGCAAGGGGCGCAAGTACCGCTACCGGGTGGACGTCGAGAAGGGCCTCGGCCTGGACGGCGGCCTCTTCGCCGAGGCCGTGCAGAAGACCCTCAACGACGACCGCAGCTGGGCGCACGACGGGGCCAAGACCTTCGAGCGGATCTCCTCGGGCAAGCCGGACTTCGTGATCACCCTGGCCAGCCCGGGCACCACGGCGACCTGGTGCGCCAAGTCGGAGCTGGACACCGCCGAGGAGAACGTCTCGTGCGACTCGGCCAAGACCGAGCGCGTGATGATCAACGCGTTCCGCTGGGCGCAGGGCTCCGACACGTACGGACCCCAGGCGATGTACGCGTACCGGCAGATGCTCATCAACCACGAAGTGGGACACCGGCTCGGCCACGGTCATGTGAGCTGTCGCACTCCCGGGGCGCTCGCTCCGGTGATGCAGCAGCAGACCAAGTCCTTGGACATAGACGGGATCAAGTGCCGTCCCAACCCCTGGGTCTACCCGACTGGTTGA
- a CDS encoding Ms4533A family Cys-rich leader peptide, with translation MPHRPVTPARAAIELALIGVTGLCVADIHCC, from the coding sequence ATGCCGCACCGCCCCGTCACCCCCGCACGCGCCGCCATCGAGCTGGCGCTGATCGGCGTGACCGGGCTCTGCGTAGCCGACATTCACTGTTGCTGA
- a CDS encoding ABC transporter substrate-binding protein gives MRQMSGNVARAAAIAVVLAVGAVACGPDDSGAKNAGGSSDGKPQKGGTLSVLNNEPQTDFDPARLYTSGGGNVPSLVFRTLTTRNREAGAEGTKVVPDLATDTGKPNADATVWTYTLKDGLKYEDGTAITTADIKYGIERSFAAELSGGAPYLRDWLVGGDKYEGPYKDGGKGLASIETPDAKTIVFHLNKPEGEFPYLATQTQFAPVPKAKDTGTKYESHPVSSGPYKVVKNENDGEHLVLERNPNWSEATDAERKAYPDSIDVRSGLDASVINQRLSASQGPDSAAVTTDTNLGPAELAKVGGDKALAGRVGTGHFGYTNYIGFNPKVKPFDDPKVRQAIAYAVDRSSVVNAVGGSSLAEPATTFLPNQKAFGYTAFDHFPAGESGNAAKAKELLKEAGHADGLTVTLTHSNAKGSSKGPEVATALQDALKKAGITVKLQGLEANDYNDTIQTVSKEPGFFLRGWGADWPSGGPFLAPIFDGRQIVKDGANFNTGLLDDPSVNKEIDEINKLTDLAAAAPRWGALDKKIGEQAVVVPLFHPVYKRLVGKDIKNVVISDWTGVLDISQVAVK, from the coding sequence ATGCGTCAGATGTCCGGAAACGTCGCAAGAGCGGCAGCGATAGCCGTGGTTCTCGCCGTGGGCGCCGTCGCCTGCGGCCCCGATGACAGCGGCGCCAAGAACGCCGGCGGCAGCTCGGACGGCAAGCCCCAGAAGGGCGGCACGCTCTCCGTCCTGAACAACGAGCCGCAGACCGACTTCGACCCGGCGCGGCTCTACACCTCCGGCGGCGGAAACGTTCCGTCCCTGGTGTTCCGCACGCTCACCACGCGCAACCGCGAGGCCGGCGCCGAGGGCACCAAGGTCGTCCCGGACCTCGCCACCGACACCGGCAAGCCCAACGCCGACGCCACGGTGTGGACGTACACCCTCAAGGACGGCCTCAAGTACGAGGACGGCACGGCGATCACGACGGCCGACATCAAGTACGGCATCGAGCGGTCCTTCGCGGCCGAGCTCTCCGGCGGCGCGCCCTACCTGCGCGACTGGCTGGTCGGCGGCGACAAGTACGAGGGCCCCTACAAGGACGGCGGCAAGGGCCTCGCGTCCATCGAGACGCCCGACGCCAAGACCATCGTCTTCCATCTGAACAAGCCCGAGGGCGAGTTCCCGTACCTGGCGACCCAGACCCAGTTCGCGCCGGTCCCCAAGGCCAAGGACACCGGCACCAAGTACGAGTCGCACCCGGTCTCCTCCGGCCCGTACAAGGTCGTCAAGAACGAGAACGACGGCGAGCACCTCGTCCTGGAGCGCAACCCCAACTGGTCCGAGGCCACCGACGCCGAGCGCAAGGCGTACCCGGACAGCATCGACGTGCGCTCCGGCCTCGACGCCTCCGTCATCAACCAGCGCCTGTCCGCCTCGCAGGGCCCGGACTCGGCCGCCGTCACCACCGACACCAACCTCGGTCCGGCCGAGCTGGCCAAGGTCGGCGGCGACAAGGCGCTCGCCGGGCGCGTGGGCACCGGCCACTTCGGCTACACCAACTACATCGGCTTCAACCCGAAGGTGAAGCCCTTCGACGACCCGAAGGTGCGCCAGGCCATCGCGTACGCGGTGGACCGCAGCTCGGTCGTCAACGCGGTCGGCGGCTCCTCGCTCGCCGAGCCCGCCACCACCTTCCTGCCCAACCAGAAGGCGTTCGGCTACACCGCGTTCGACCACTTCCCGGCGGGCGAGTCCGGCAACGCCGCCAAGGCCAAGGAGCTGCTGAAGGAGGCGGGCCACGCGGACGGCCTCACCGTCACGCTCACCCACTCCAACGCCAAGGGCAGCTCCAAGGGCCCCGAGGTCGCCACCGCACTCCAGGACGCCCTGAAGAAGGCCGGGATCACGGTCAAGCTCCAGGGCCTGGAGGCCAACGACTACAACGACACCATCCAGACCGTCAGCAAGGAGCCCGGCTTCTTCCTGCGCGGCTGGGGCGCGGACTGGCCGTCCGGCGGCCCGTTCCTCGCCCCGATCTTCGACGGCCGCCAGATCGTCAAGGACGGCGCCAACTTCAACACCGGCCTGCTGGACGACCCCTCGGTCAACAAGGAGATCGACGAGATCAACAAGCTGACCGACCTGGCGGCGGCCGCGCCGCGCTGGGGCGCCCTGGACAAGAAGATCGGTGAGCAGGCCGTGGTGGTCCCGCTCTTCCACCCGGTCTACAAGCGGCTGGTCGGCAAGGACATCAAGAACGTCGTCATCAGCGACTGGACCGGTGTGCTCGACATCTCCCAGGTCGCGGTCAAGTAG
- a CDS encoding ABC transporter permease encodes MSEALLASEAGAVQVAAPASGARQFWRRLRAQRAVTVAAVVFALLVLVALTAPLLTALEGQDPNAFHPALVDSAAGGVPKGSFGGISGDHWLGVEPQTGRDLFARLVYGARVSLGVAFIATLVQVFIGVSLGLLAALGGRWADQVISRFTDVVVALPLLVIGLGLIAVVPDSVPRPVLITFVISVVGWSGTSKIVRSSALSLKSLDYVSAARLSGWGRLAVARRELLPALGAPVITYGVLLVPANVSIEAALSFLGVGIKPPTPSWGQMLTDANTWYQSAPTYLLLPAGFLFVTVLSLTVVGEGVRTALDPRAASRLKVGVTSRKDAKTRKEAVK; translated from the coding sequence ATGAGTGAGGCCTTGTTGGCCTCGGAGGCGGGAGCGGTCCAGGTGGCCGCTCCCGCTTCGGGGGCCCGTCAGTTCTGGCGGCGGCTGCGCGCCCAGCGCGCGGTGACCGTCGCCGCCGTCGTGTTCGCGCTGCTCGTGCTCGTCGCGCTCACCGCGCCGCTGCTCACCGCCCTGGAGGGGCAGGACCCCAACGCCTTCCACCCCGCTCTGGTGGACTCGGCGGCCGGCGGTGTGCCCAAGGGCTCCTTCGGCGGGATCAGCGGCGACCACTGGCTCGGCGTGGAGCCCCAGACCGGCCGCGACCTGTTCGCCCGGCTCGTCTACGGCGCCCGGGTCTCCCTCGGCGTCGCCTTCATCGCCACCCTGGTGCAGGTGTTCATCGGGGTGAGCCTCGGACTGCTCGCCGCGCTCGGCGGGCGCTGGGCCGACCAGGTCATCAGCCGGTTCACCGATGTGGTGGTGGCGCTGCCGCTGCTCGTCATCGGCCTCGGCCTGATCGCGGTCGTGCCCGACTCGGTGCCGCGCCCGGTCCTGATCACTTTCGTCATCTCCGTCGTCGGCTGGTCCGGCACCTCCAAGATCGTGCGGTCCTCCGCGCTCAGCCTCAAGTCGCTCGACTACGTCTCGGCGGCCCGGCTCAGCGGCTGGGGCCGGCTCGCGGTCGCCCGGCGCGAGCTGCTGCCCGCGCTGGGCGCGCCCGTCATCACGTACGGCGTGCTCCTGGTCCCCGCCAACGTCTCCATCGAGGCGGCGCTCTCGTTCCTGGGCGTCGGCATCAAGCCGCCCACCCCGTCGTGGGGGCAGATGCTCACCGACGCCAACACCTGGTACCAGTCGGCGCCGACCTATCTGCTGCTGCCCGCGGGCTTCCTGTTCGTGACGGTCCTCTCCCTCACCGTCGTCGGCGAGGGCGTGCGCACCGCGCTCGACCCCCGCGCCGCCTCCCGGCTGAAGGTGGGCGTCACGTCCCGCAAGGACGCCAAGACCCGTAAGGAGGCCGTGAAGTGA